The following are encoded in a window of Phocoena phocoena chromosome 2, mPhoPho1.1, whole genome shotgun sequence genomic DNA:
- the OTUD1 gene encoding OTU domain-containing protein 1, protein MQLYSSVCTHYPAGGPGPTAAAPAPPAAAAAAQFKVSLQPPGPAGGAPEPDTGECQPAAAAEPREAAAAPAAKMPAFSSCFEMVSGAAAPASAAAAAAGPPGGSCKPPLPPHYTSTAQITVRALGADRLLLRGPDPGAAAPAAPRGRCLLLAPPSGAPVPPRRGSSAWLLEELLRPDGPEPAGVDAAREGPERNFRLSEHRQALAAAKHRGPAPPPESPEAGPGPWAEERPAERSLRGWDRAGDRVHPPPSADEARRPDPEAEAPPARSGEAVPGGAAEAAIVSRSDPKDEKLALYLAEVERQDKYLRQRNKYRFHIIPDGNCLYRAVSKAVYGDQSLHRELREQTVHYIADHLDHFSPLIEGDVGEFIIAAAQDGAWAGYPELLAMGQMLNVNIHLTTGGRLESPTVSTMIHYLGPEDSVRPSIWLSWLSNGHYDAVFDHSYPNPEYDTWCRQTQVQRKRDEELAKSMAISLSKMYIEQNACS, encoded by the coding sequence ATGCAGCTCTACAGCAGCGTCTGCACCCACTACCCAGCCGGGGGCCCTGGTCCCACGGCCGCAGCCCCCGCTCcgcccgccgctgccgccgccgcccagTTCAAGGTATCGCTGCAGCCCCCGGGACCCGCCGGCGGCGCGCCGGAGCCCGATACCGGTGAGTGCCAGCCGGCCGCGGCCGCCGAGCCCCGCGaagccgccgccgcccccgccgccaaGATGCCCGCCTTCTCCTCCTGCTTCGAGATGGTGTCTGGGGCCGCCGCCCCCgcctcggccgccgccgccgccgccgggccgCCCGGCGGGTCCTGCaagccgccgctgccgccgcacTACACGTCCACGGCTCAGATCACCGTGCGGGCCCTGGGCGCCGACCGGCTCCTGCTGCGCGGCCCGGACCCCGGCGCCGCGGCGCCCGCCGCCCCGCGCGGCCGCTGCCTCCTGCTGGCTCCGCCATCCGGCGCCCCGGTCCCCCCGCGGCGGGGCTCCTCGGCCTGGCTCCTGGAGGAGCTGCTGAGGCCCGACGGCCCCGAGCCAGCCGGCGTGGACGCGGCCCGCGAGGGGCCCGAAAGAAACTTCCGACTGAGCGAGCACCGCCAGGCCCTGGCCGCCGCCAAGCACCGCGGCCCCGCGCCGCCCCCGGAGAGCCCGGAAGCCGGCCCCGGCCCGTGGGCCGAGGAGCGCCCTGCGGAGAGGAGCCTCCGGGGCTGGGACAGGGCCGGCGACCGCGTCCACCCTCCTCCCAGCGCCGACGAGGCGCGGCGGCCCGACCCGGAGGCCGAGGCGCCTCCGGCGCGAAGCGGCGAGGCGGTCCCGGGTGGCGCGGCCGAGGCGGCGATCGTCTCCAGGTCGGATCCCAAGGATGAGAAGCTGGCCCTGTACCTGGCCGAGGTGGAGAGGCAGGACAAGTACCTGCGGCAGAGGAACAAGTACCGATTTCACATCATTCCCGACGGCAACTGCCTCTACCGAGCGGTCAGCAAGGCGGTGTACGGGGACCAGAGCCTGCACCGGGAGCTGCGGGAGCAGACGGTGCACTACATCGCCGACCACCTCGACCACTTTAGCCCCCTGATTGAGGGCGACGTGGGGGAGTTTATCATCGCCGCTGCTCAGGACGGGGCGTGGGCCGGGTACCCTGAACTTCTGGCCATGGGGCAGATGCTGAACGTGAATATACATCTAACTACTGGCGGGAGGCTGGAGAGCCCCACGGTGTCTACCATGATTCACTATTTGGGCCCAGAGGATTCCGTAAGGCCTAGCATTTGGCTCAGTTGGCTCAGTAACGGACATTACGACGCGGTGTTTGATCACTCCTATCCGAATCCGGAGTATGACACTTGGTGCAGGCAGACTCAAGTGCAAAGAAAACGCGACGAAGAACTCGCCAAGTCCATGGCCATATCCTTATCCAAAATGTATATTGAACAAAACGCATGCTCTTGA